Proteins encoded in a region of the Panicum hallii strain FIL2 chromosome 3, PHallii_v3.1, whole genome shotgun sequence genome:
- the LOC112884591 gene encoding isopentenyl-diphosphate Delta-isomerase I-like has protein sequence MAAAPAARPTLALLASASASLGAGRRAWARLAVSSSSAGLALPRLRGRRAIAAAAGGAVMGKAGPGAVEADAGMDAVQRRLMFEDECILVDEQDNVVGHESKYNCHLMEKIETGHALHRAFSVFLFNSKYELLLQQRSATKVTFPLVWTNTCCSHPLYRESELIEENCLGVRNAAQRKLFDELGIVADELPLDQFIPLGRMLYKAPSDGKWGEHELDYLLFMVRDVKLNPNPEEVADVKYMNRDQVKELLRKADAGEDGVKLSPWFRLVVDNFLMGWWDHVEQGTLQEAADMKTIHKL, from the exons ATggcggcggcaccggcggcgcGTCCCACCCTCGCGCTCCTCGCGTCCGCCTCGGCGTCgctcggggccgggcggcgcgcgTGGGCTCGCCTGGccgtctcctcctcctcggcgggGCTGGCTCTCCCCAGGCTCCGCGGGCGCCGCGcgatcgccgccgcggccgggggCGCCGTGATGGGGAAGGCCGGCCCCGGCGCCGTCGAAGCCGACGCGGGGATGGACGCCGTGCAGCGGCGGCTCATGTTCGAGGATGA GTGCATTTTAGTGGACGAACAGGACAATGTCGTCGGCCACGAGTCCAAGTATAACT GCCATCTCATGGAAAAGATAGAAACTGGACATGCGCTACACAGAGCTTTCAGTGTTTTCCTTTTCAACTCCAAATATGAGCTGCTACTTCAG CAAAGATCTGCAACAAAAGTGACATTTCCACTTGTATGGACGAACACTTGTTGTAGCCATCCTCTCTACCGTGAGTCAGAGTTGATTGAGGAAAATTGTCTAG GGGTGAGAAATGCAGCCCAGCGCAAGCTATTTGATGAATTGGGAATAGTGGCTGACGAATTACCACTTGACCAGTTCATTCCGCTTGGGAGAATGCTTTATAAGGCTCCTTCAGATGGAAAATGGGGCGAACATGAGT TGGATTACCTGCTGTTCATGGTTCGCGACGTGAAGCTCAACCCAAATCCTGAAGAAGTCGCGGACGTCAAGTACATGAACCGTGATCAGGTGAAGGAGCTGCTCAGGAAAGCAGACGCTGGGGAGGATGGTGTTAAGCTGTCCCCTTGGTTCAGGCTGGTGGTGGATAACTTCCTCATGGGCTGGTGGGATCATGTCGAGCAAGGGACCCTCCAGGAGGCCGCTGACATGAAAACCATCCATAAGTTGTAG
- the LOC112884590 gene encoding tubulin beta-2 chain, with amino-acid sequence MREILHIQGGQCGNQIGSKFWEVVCDEHGIDPTGRYVGTSDLQLERANVYYNEASCGRYVPRAVLMDLEPGTMDAVRTGPYGQIFRPDNFVFGQSGAGNNWAKGHYTEGAELIDSVLDVVRKEAENCDCLQGFQVCHSLGGGTGSGMGTLLISKIREEYPDRMMLTFSVFPSPKVSDTVVEPYNATLSVHQLVENADECMVLDNEALYDICFRTLKLTTPSFGDLNHLISATMSGVTCCLRFPGQLNSDLRKLAVNLIPFPRLHFFMVGFAPLTSRGSQQYRSLTVPELTQQMWDSKNMMCAADPRHGRYLTASAMFRGKMSTKEVDEQMINVQNKNSSYFVEWIPNNVKSSVCDIPPRGLSMSSTFVGNSTSIQEMFRRVSEQFTAMFRRKAFLHWYTGEGMDEMEFTEAESNMNDLVSEYQQYQDATADEEADYEDEEAAAE; translated from the exons ATGAGGGAGATCCTGCACATCCAGGGCGGGCAGTGCGGGAACCAGATCGGCTCCAAGTTCTGGGAGGTGGTGTGCGACGAGCACGGCATCGACCCGACGGGGCGGTACGTGGGGACGTCGGACCTGCAGCTGGAGCGCGCCAACGTCTACTACAACGAGGCGTCGTGCGGCCGCTACGTGCCGCGCGCCGTGCTCATGGACCTGGAGCCCGGCACCATGGACGCCGTCCGCACGGGGCCCTACGGACAGATCTTCCGCCCCGACAACTTCGTCTTCGGCCAGTCCGGCGCCGGCAACAACTGGGCCAAGGGCCACTACACCGAGGGCGCGGAGCTCATCGACTCTGTCCTCGACGTCGTCCGCAAGGAGGCCGAGAACTGCGACTGCCTCCAGG GTTTCCAGGTCTGCCACTCGCTGGGCGGAGGCACGGGCTCCGGCATGGGCACCCTGCTCATATCCAAGATCAGGGAGGAGTACCCGGACCGGATGATGCTGACCTTCTCCGTCTTCCCGTCCCCCAAAGTGTCGGACACCGTGGTCGAGCCCTACAACGCCACGCTCTCCGTCCACCAGCTCGTGGAGAACGCCGATGAGTGCATGGTGCTGGACAACGAGGCGCTATACGACATCTGCTTCCGCACTCTGAAGCTGACCACTCCTAGCT TTGGTGATCTGAACCACCTGATCAGTGCCACCATGAGTGGTGTCACCTGCTGCCTTCGCTTCCCAGGGCAGCTGAACTCCGACCTCCGCAAGCTTGCTGTCAACCTGATCCCTTTCCCACGCCTGCACTTCTTCATGGTGGGCTTCGCGCCACTCACCTCGCGTGGCTCCCAGCAGTACCGCTCCCTCACCGTCCCCGAGCTGACCCAGCAGATGTGGGACTCCAAGAACATGATGTGCGCTGCGGACCCACGCCACGGCCGCTACCTGACGGCCTCGGCCATGTTCCGGGGTAAGATGAGCACCAAGGAGGTGGACGAGCAGATGATCAACGTGCAGAACAAGAACTCGTCCTACTTCGTGGAATGGATCCCTAACAACGTCAAGTCGAGCGTGTGCGACATCCCTCCGCGTGGCCTCTCCATGTCCTCCACCTTCGTTGGCAACTCCACCTCGATCCAGGAGATGTTCCGGCGGGTGAGCGAGCAGTTCACGGCCATGTTCAGAAGGAAGGCCTTTTTGCATTGGTACACAGGTGAGGGCATGGACGAGATGGAGTTTACCgaggccgagagcaacatgaaCGACCTCGTCTCCGAGTACCAGCAGTACCAGGACGCGACCGCCGACGAGGAGGCTGATTATGAGGATGAGGAGGCTGCGGCAGAGTGA